Proteins found in one Kwoniella shivajii chromosome 4, complete sequence genomic segment:
- a CDS encoding heat shock protein sks2 has protein sequence MSADDVFEGAIGIDLGTTYSCVGVWANDRVEIIANDQGNRTTPSYVAFTEGERLIGDAAKNQSAMNPRNTVFDAKRLIGRRFDDSDVKKDMKHWPFAVIDKDGSPFVEVDYLNERKTFSPQEISAMVLTKMKEIAEAKLGKTVKKAVVTVPAYFNDSQRLATKDAGTIAGLEVLRIINEPTAAAIAYGLDEKTKDERNVLIFDLGGGTFDVSLLTITGKVFSVKATAGDTHLGGEDFDNTLLEHFKGEFKRKNKLDISDDPRAIRRLRSACERAKRTLSSVTQTTVEVDSLYQGVDFSSNITRARFEEINAVAFKSTIEPVEKVLKDSKIPAAKVDDIVLVGGSTRIPKIQSLVSDLFDGRQLNKSINPDEAVAYGAAVQAAVLTGQTSDKTADLLLLDVAPLSLGVAMQGDIFGVVLPRNTPIPSNKSRTFTTVEDNQTTVMFPVYEGERTQCKDNRLLGEFELSGIPPMPRGQAELVCTFEVDANGLLKVSAQDRASGRKAQITIQNSVGRLSAEEMQAMIKDAEQFKNADKEFSARHEAKSDLESYLHTCEQSISAPELAAKIKRGARAAVESEIAKALEVLEQDDASADQLKKAQLGVKRAMQKAMASAR, from the exons ATGTCCGCTGACGACGTTTTCGAGGGTGCTATCGGTATCG ATCTTGGTACCACCTACTCATGTGTTGGTGTCTGGGCCAACGACCGAGTTGAGATCATTGCCAATG ACCAAGGTAACCGAACCACCCCTTCATACGTTGCTTTCACTGAGGGAGAGCGATTgattggtgatg CCGCCAAGAATCAATCTGCCATGAACCCCAGAAACACCGTCTTCGACGCCAAGCGATTGATCGGTCGACGATTCGATGACTCTGATGTCAAGAAGGACATGAAG CACTGGCCTTTCGCCGTCATTGACAAAGACGGTTCTCCTTTCGTCGAGGTAGACTACCTTAACGAGAGAAAGACCTTCTCTCCTCAAGAGATTTCCGCCATGGTTCTTAccaagatgaaggagattgCTGAAGCCAAACTCGGTAAAACCGTCAAGAAGGCCGTTGTTAC CGTTCCTGCGTACTTCAACGACTCCCAACGTCTCGCTACCAAGGATGCTGGTACCATCGCCGGTCTCGAGGTTCTCCGAATCATCAACGAGCCCACCGCCGCTGCCATCGCTTACGGTCTTGACGAGAAAACCAAAGATGAGCGAAAtgtcctcatcttcgatttGGGAGGTGGTACTTTCGATGTCTCCCTTCTTACCATCACCGGTAAAGTCTTCTCCGTCAAGGCCACCGCTGGTGACACTCATTTGGGTGGTGAGGATTTCGACAACACCCTTCTCGAACACTTCAAGGGCGAGTTCAAGCGAAAGAACAAGCTCGACATCTCCGACGACCCCCGAGCTATCCGACGATTGAGATCCGCTTGTGAGAGAGCCAAGCGAACTCTTTCTTCCGTTACCCAAACCACTGTCGAGGTCGACTCTCTTTACCAAGGTGTTGacttctcctccaacatcACTCGAGCTAGATTCGAAGAGATCAACGCTGTTGCCTTCAAATCAACCATCGAGCCCGTTGAGAAAGTCCTCAAAGACTCCAAAATCCCCGCCGCCAAggttgatgatatcgtccTTGTTGGTGGATCTACCCGAATCCCCAAAATCCAATCCCTCGTTTCCGACCTCTTCGACGGTCGACAACTCAACAAATCCATCAACCCCGATGAGGCTGTTGCCTACGGTGCCGCCGTCCAAGCCGCCGTTCTTACCGGTCAAACCTCTGACAAAACCGCCGATCTCTTGCTTCTCGATGTCGCTCCTCTCTCCCTCGGTGTTGCCATGCAAGGTGACATCTTCGGTGTTGTACTTCCCCGAAACACCCCTATCCCTTCCAACAAATCCCGAACTTTCACCACCGTTGAGGACAACCAAACCACCGTCATGTTCCCTGTTTACGAGGGTGAGCGAACCCAATGTAAAGACAACAGACTTCTTGGTGAATTCGAACTTTCCGGTATTCCCCCTATGCCCCGAGGTCAAGCCGAGTTGGTCTGTACTTTCGAGGTTGATGCCAACGGTCTTTTGAAGGTTTCCGCCCAAGACCGAGCTTCCGGCCGAAAAGCTCAAATCACCATCCAGAACTCTGTTGGTCGACTCTCTGCTGAGGAGATGCAAGCAATGATCAAGGATGCCGAGCA ATTCAAGAACGCCGACAAAGAGTTCTCTGCCCGACACGAGGCCAAATCCGACCTTGAGTCATACCTCCACACCTGTGAACAATCCATCTCTGCTCCTGAGCTTGCTGCTAAGATCAAGCGAGGAGCACGAGCTGCCGTCGAGTCTGAGATCGCCAAGGCCCTCGAAGTCCTCGAACAAGATGACGCTTCTGCCGATCAACTCAAGAAGGCTCAACTCGGTGTCAAGAGAGCTATGCAAAAAGCTATGGCTTCCGCTCGATGA
- a CDS encoding 3'(2'),5'-bisphosphate nucleotidase — protein MGVIGCPNLGPEPAKIGEEIIPNGKGVLMVAVKGEGSYSRPLTSSTYTKLSLPSSPPSSNPLTFLESVESGHSAHSIQARIGELLEVKRPSLRMDSQAKYACLGRGEGGVYLRIPTKYAGGKEYNEKIWDHASGSLLIHESGGICTDMHGNPLNFGVGRTLKDNEGIVAAGKDIHSKAVEAVKKAVEEVGKK, from the exons ATGGGTGTTATTGGATGTCCTAACCTCGGACCTGAACCTGCTAAGATCGGTGAAGAGATCATTCCAAATGGCAAGGGTGTATTGATGGTTGCTGTTAAAGGGGAGGGCAGTTATTCT CGGCCATTGACCTCATCGACTTACACGAAACTTTCCCTCCCATCgtctcctccatcttcaaacCCCCTTACATTCCTCGAATCAGTCGAATCTGGACATTCTGCTCATTCCATCCAAGCTCGAATTGGTGAATTACTAGAAGTTAAAAGACCCAGTTTGAGAATGGATAGTCAAGCCAAATACGCTTGTCTAGGCAGAGGTGAAGGCGGCGTATA CCTTCGTATCCCTACCAAATATGCTGGTGGAAAAGAGTACAATGAGAAAATATGGGATCACGCATCAGGCTCTTTATTGATTCACGAATCAGGCGGTATCTGCACTGATATGCACGGTAACCCACTCAACTTTGGTGTGGGAAGAACACTGAAGGATAATGAAGGTATAGTAGCCGCTGGTAAAGATATTCATTCAAAAGCTGTCGAAGCCGTGAAGAAAGCCGTCGAGGAGGTAGGTAAGAAGTAA